In Xanthomonas sacchari, a genomic segment contains:
- a CDS encoding TonB-dependent receptor, with protein sequence MLHSHLSPRPLTARAAPARTRLAQACAALLLASIAGAAAAQDSAPSLAGSASRPANAAGTGDAATSLDTIIVTAEHREQNLQEVPVSVGVVQGEAMRDFTAGGDDTLLALSGRVPSFYAETTTGRIFPRFYIRGLGNIDFYLGASQPVSIIQDDVVLEHVVLKSNPVYDLDQLEVLRGPQGSLFGRNTTAGIVKFDSIKPSDDYTGRVTASYGSDNTVSVDGGIGGPINDVLSFRVSTLYQHRDNWVDNTFPGPSDDGTVTPKKDAMGGYDDRNARLQLLLKPSEHFSLLGAFHTRDYDGTSTLFLRGALTKGSNKVDVPRDQVAYDEAHDNPQAYRTHGASLKAIYDFGGVSLTSISAYETTSGYSRGDTDGGAAANFPVNGVPNGYGQSMGQVRDLDQYTQELRLASEGDAPLQWQAGAFYFDGKDTTDFYQRAYFLQTAAHNPNNWVRLHNSNTSWAGFGQLTYAVTDALTLTAGVRQTRDSKETRLLKTADTAAGVVTYKGRRDVRLADTQPSWDLSAMYAINPNVNVYAKVARGFRGPTIQGRSAVFNSDFTTADSETILSWEAGIKSNLFDNRLRLNVTGFTYTVDDIQLNGNDANGNGVLFNADKAKAYGMEADLDWRPIPNLSLTAGLSLLHSEIQDKRVYAQVCGLNGVVVCTVKDPTIRIGNNTFAQIDGNPLPNAPKYNVNLAARYDIPVNDGGAFFVATDWNKQGYTSFVLYDSTEFTSNGNFEGGLKLGYTGDYGAWEVAAFARNITNEKNLKGVIENYMAAVYNEPRIVGVSFNLHWH encoded by the coding sequence ATGCTGCATTCCCATCTCTCCCCGCGGCCGCTGACCGCGCGCGCCGCGCCGGCCCGTACCCGCCTGGCGCAGGCCTGCGCCGCCCTGCTGCTGGCCTCGATTGCCGGCGCTGCCGCCGCGCAGGACAGCGCGCCGTCGCTGGCCGGCAGCGCGTCCCGCCCGGCCAACGCCGCGGGTACCGGCGACGCGGCGACCTCGCTGGACACCATCATCGTCACCGCCGAGCACCGCGAGCAGAACCTGCAGGAGGTGCCGGTGTCGGTGGGCGTGGTGCAGGGCGAGGCGATGCGCGACTTCACCGCCGGCGGCGACGACACGCTGCTGGCGCTGTCCGGCCGCGTGCCCAGTTTCTATGCCGAAACCACCACCGGCCGCATCTTCCCGCGCTTCTACATCCGCGGCCTGGGCAACATCGACTTCTACCTCGGCGCCTCGCAGCCGGTGTCGATCATCCAGGACGACGTGGTGCTGGAGCACGTGGTGCTGAAGTCCAACCCGGTCTATGACCTGGACCAGTTGGAAGTGCTGCGCGGCCCGCAAGGTTCGCTGTTCGGTCGCAACACCACCGCCGGCATCGTCAAGTTCGACAGCATCAAGCCCAGCGACGACTACACCGGCCGGGTCACCGCCAGCTACGGCAGCGACAACACCGTCTCGGTCGACGGCGGCATCGGCGGCCCAATCAACGACGTGCTGTCGTTCCGTGTGTCCACGCTGTACCAGCACCGCGACAACTGGGTGGACAACACGTTCCCGGGGCCCAGCGACGACGGCACGGTTACCCCGAAGAAGGATGCGATGGGTGGCTACGACGACCGCAACGCGCGCCTGCAGCTGCTGCTGAAGCCGAGCGAGCATTTCTCGCTGCTGGGCGCGTTCCACACCCGCGACTACGACGGCACCTCCACCCTGTTCCTGCGCGGCGCGCTGACCAAGGGCTCCAACAAGGTCGACGTGCCGCGCGACCAGGTGGCCTACGACGAGGCCCACGACAACCCGCAGGCGTACAGGACCCACGGCGCCTCGCTGAAGGCGATCTACGACTTCGGCGGCGTATCGCTGACCTCGATCAGCGCCTACGAGACCACCTCCGGCTACAGCCGTGGCGACACCGACGGCGGCGCCGCGGCCAACTTCCCGGTCAACGGCGTGCCCAACGGCTACGGCCAGTCGATGGGCCAGGTGCGCGACCTGGACCAGTACACCCAGGAACTGCGCCTGGCCAGCGAAGGCGACGCCCCGCTGCAGTGGCAGGCCGGCGCGTTCTACTTCGACGGCAAGGACACCACCGATTTCTACCAGCGCGCCTACTTCCTGCAGACCGCCGCGCACAATCCCAACAACTGGGTGCGCCTGCACAACAGCAACACTTCCTGGGCCGGCTTCGGCCAGCTGACCTACGCGGTTACCGACGCGCTGACCCTGACCGCCGGCGTACGCCAGACCCGCGACAGCAAGGAGACCAGGCTGCTCAAGACCGCCGACACCGCCGCCGGCGTGGTCACCTACAAGGGCCGCCGCGACGTGCGCTTGGCCGACACCCAGCCGAGCTGGGACCTGAGCGCGATGTATGCGATCAACCCGAACGTCAACGTCTACGCGAAGGTCGCCCGCGGTTTCCGCGGCCCGACCATCCAGGGCCGTTCGGCGGTGTTCAACTCCGACTTCACCACCGCCGACTCGGAAACCATCCTGTCGTGGGAAGCCGGCATCAAGAGCAACCTGTTCGACAACCGCCTGCGCCTGAACGTCACCGGCTTCACCTACACCGTCGACGACATCCAGCTCAACGGCAACGACGCCAACGGCAACGGCGTGCTGTTCAACGCCGACAAGGCCAAGGCCTACGGCATGGAGGCGGACCTGGACTGGCGCCCGATCCCCAACCTGTCGCTGACCGCCGGCCTGAGCCTGCTGCACAGCGAGATCCAGGACAAGCGCGTCTATGCACAGGTGTGCGGCCTGAACGGCGTGGTGGTGTGCACGGTGAAGGATCCGACGATCCGCATCGGCAACAACACCTTCGCCCAGATCGACGGCAACCCGCTGCCGAACGCGCCCAAGTACAACGTCAACCTGGCCGCGCGCTACGACATCCCGGTCAACGATGGTGGCGCGTTCTTCGTCGCCACCGACTGGAACAAGCAGGGCTACACCAGCTTCGTGCTGTACGACTCCACCGAGTTCACCTCCAACGGCAACTTCGAAGGCGGCCTGAAGCTGGGCTACACCGGCGACTATGGCGCATGGGAAGTGGCCGCATTCGCCCGCAACATCACCAACGAGAAGAACCTCAAGGGCGTGATCGAGAACTACATGGCGGCCGTGTACAACGAACCGCGTATCGTCGGCGTCTCGTTCAACCTGCACTGGCACTGA
- a CDS encoding TonB-dependent receptor, translated as MSVVLGWASPTRAADGEAAPPPDPTTLDQIVVTGEKSGRSVQDTTSSVAVTTEARIEQENLQNAYEVFNRTANMAQTYGDAGFSIRGIRNIDGGSDAPLATIYLDGAALPWKAISWAPLSLWDLQQVEVLRGPQSTLQGENALAGAIVLRTAEPTMDWQGKLRVLASDPSDRSLAGAVGGPIVADELAFRASVEQRSFDGYTWNLTRQAADDAQVSAIYRGKLLWTPSAIAGLKVQLGYTRSHRTGPYMYTYVRTDLPDYFEHRYATNNTPDRTRSDSDIVTLQADYALSDAWSLSSVSAWNKVTSSSMWDMDHGPDNAGYAQRQLDDTTASQELRLHYAGAAVQGLLGAYWARHVEDNDAQLLNNVATPTTTIAGLLRSAGFPTATATAIATRYAQVLPVIPVDYVSASPTRSSNRALFADGQWQVGRGFSLLGGLRYDRQRYAMASDTTAAFAGRYPDPAAFAASGTALYRAIAAINQGVAGIVRSANGEVAWNTRDFDALLPKLGVRYDWNPDLSSSLVVQRGYRSGGSSFNSARSQAFPYDPEYTWNYEASLRSQWLDRRLTLNANAYYIDWKDKQTTAYFGLNSFDYNTVNAGRAHLYGAELEASHRPNEAFDWYGSLGYARTRYDSFATIAGASVIDYAGREFAYAPHWTAALGANWRFAEGWLANLNASFRDRVYTDIGAGAVQLASRTVVNAKFGYENLDWSAWIFANNLLDRNYVQYRWATDPVAILGAPRVVGIGFEARW; from the coding sequence ATGTCCGTGGTGCTGGGCTGGGCGTCGCCAACGCGCGCAGCCGACGGCGAGGCCGCGCCTCCCCCCGATCCCACCACCCTCGACCAGATCGTCGTCACCGGCGAGAAGAGCGGCCGCAGCGTGCAGGACACGACCAGCTCGGTCGCCGTCACCACCGAGGCGCGCATCGAGCAGGAGAACCTGCAGAACGCCTACGAGGTGTTCAACCGCACCGCCAACATGGCGCAGACCTACGGCGATGCCGGCTTCAGCATCCGCGGCATCCGCAACATCGACGGCGGCAGCGATGCGCCGCTGGCCACCATCTACCTGGACGGCGCCGCCCTGCCGTGGAAGGCGATCAGCTGGGCGCCGCTGAGCCTGTGGGACCTGCAGCAGGTGGAGGTCCTGCGCGGCCCGCAGTCCACCCTGCAGGGCGAGAACGCCCTGGCCGGTGCCATCGTCCTGCGCACCGCCGAGCCGACCATGGACTGGCAGGGCAAGCTGCGGGTGCTGGCCTCCGATCCGTCCGACCGCAGCCTGGCCGGCGCGGTCGGCGGCCCGATCGTCGCCGACGAACTGGCGTTCCGCGCCTCGGTGGAGCAGCGCAGCTTCGATGGCTACACCTGGAACCTCACCCGCCAGGCCGCCGACGACGCGCAGGTCTCGGCGATCTACCGCGGCAAGCTGCTGTGGACGCCATCGGCGATCGCCGGGCTGAAGGTGCAACTGGGCTACACCCGCTCGCACCGCACCGGCCCGTACATGTACACCTACGTGCGCACCGACCTGCCCGATTACTTCGAACACCGCTACGCCACCAACAACACCCCGGACCGCACCCGCAGCGACAGCGACATCGTCACCCTGCAGGCCGACTACGCGCTCTCCGATGCCTGGTCGCTGTCCTCGGTCAGCGCCTGGAACAAGGTCACCTCGTCGAGCATGTGGGACATGGACCATGGCCCGGACAACGCCGGCTACGCGCAGCGCCAGCTCGACGACACCACCGCCTCGCAGGAGCTACGCCTGCACTACGCCGGCGCCGCGGTGCAGGGCCTGCTCGGCGCGTACTGGGCGCGGCACGTGGAAGACAACGACGCGCAACTGCTGAACAACGTCGCCACGCCGACCACGACCATTGCCGGCCTGCTGCGCAGCGCCGGCTTCCCGACCGCCACCGCCACCGCGATCGCCACCCGCTACGCGCAGGTCCTGCCGGTGATTCCGGTCGACTACGTCAGCGCCAGCCCGACCCGCTCCAGCAACCGCGCGCTGTTCGCCGACGGCCAGTGGCAGGTCGGCCGCGGGTTCTCGCTGCTGGGCGGGCTGCGCTACGACCGCCAGCGCTACGCGATGGCCTCCGACACCACCGCCGCCTTCGCCGGCCGCTATCCCGACCCGGCCGCCTTCGCCGCCAGCGGCACCGCGCTGTACCGGGCGATCGCCGCGATCAACCAGGGCGTGGCCGGCATCGTGCGCTCGGCCAACGGCGAGGTGGCCTGGAACACGCGCGACTTCGACGCGCTGCTGCCCAAGCTCGGCGTGCGCTACGACTGGAACCCGGACCTGTCGAGCAGCCTGGTGGTGCAGCGCGGCTACCGCTCCGGCGGCTCCAGCTTCAACTCGGCGCGCAGCCAGGCCTTCCCCTACGACCCGGAATACACCTGGAACTACGAGGCCTCGCTGCGCTCGCAGTGGCTGGACCGGCGCCTGACCCTCAACGCCAACGCCTACTACATCGACTGGAAGGACAAGCAGACCACCGCCTACTTCGGCCTCAACAGCTTCGACTACAACACCGTCAACGCCGGCCGCGCGCATCTGTACGGGGCCGAGCTGGAGGCCAGCCACCGCCCCAACGAAGCGTTCGACTGGTACGGCTCGCTGGGCTATGCGCGCACCCGCTACGACAGCTTCGCCACCATCGCCGGCGCCTCGGTCATCGACTACGCCGGCCGCGAGTTCGCCTACGCGCCGCACTGGACCGCGGCGCTGGGCGCCAACTGGCGCTTCGCCGAGGGCTGGCTGGCCAACCTCAACGCGAGTTTCCGCGACCGCGTGTACACCGACATCGGGGCCGGCGCCGTGCAACTGGCCTCGCGCACCGTGGTCAACGCCAAGTTCGGCTACGAAAACCTGGACTGGAGCGCGTGGATCTTCGCCAACAACCTGCTCGACCGGAACTACGTGCAGTATCGCTGGGCCACCGATCCGGTCGCCATCCTGGGCGCGCCGCGCGTGGTCGGCATCGGCTTCGAGGCGCGCTGGTGA